Within the Phaseolus vulgaris cultivar G19833 chromosome 9, P. vulgaris v2.0, whole genome shotgun sequence genome, the region AATAATTCAGTCTGCAGTTGATATCTATAATCAACTATCTTGAAGTCCATATCAATAAGCTTTCATGGGATTATTTAGTCTGATTTTTAGTTGTAATAAAGTAGGCAACTTCATTTTTAATGCATCGATCTCTTAAAGCATCATACATCTTATTTCCTTCTTTCTTGTATCTGTAGttatagagaaaaaaaagttgtaGAATAGAATCCATGAATAGGAATAGAGTTTGTGTTGCACGTGCACGcagttttgttatttgaagTGCATGCAGAGAATCCTGTTCCGCGTGACGGGTGTTGCTCCTGTACACAGGTACCTCTTGCTTCTCTAGTGGGAAAAACAATTGCACTCTACTTCTCCGCCGAATGGTGCGTGCCATGCGCCAAGTTCACTCCCAAACTGATTTCCGTTTACGAGAAGATTAAGCAGGAGCTAGCCGAGAAGGGAGAGGAAGACTTCGAAGTGGTGCTGGTATCCAGCGACCGTGACAAAGCATCCTTTGACTCCTACTACAGCAGCATGCCTTGGTTAGCCTTGCCTTTTGGCGACACGGAGACGAAGAACCTCGTACGACACTTCAACGTGCAAGGGATTCCTTGGTTGGTGATCATAGGCCCTGATGGTAAAACAATAACAGTGCATGGTAGGAGCTTGATAAACTTGTACCGAGAGAACGCTTACCCTTTCACGAACGCCAAAGTGGAGGAGCTCGAAAAACAGCTTGAGCAAGAGGCGAAGGATCTTCCGGCATTGGTATATCATGAAGGGCATGGGCATGACCTGAATTTGGTGTCAGATGGGAACGGTGGAGGACCCTTTATCTGCTGTGTGTGCGATGAACAGGGCTCTAATTGGGCCTACCAGTGTCTCCAATGTGGTTATGAAGTTCACCCCAAATGCGTCAGATCTGTGGATCGTCACAACAGTTTGTTAATTGCTAATTAACTTGCTGTTCCAATGAATTGAATCTCCTGTGTTTGTGGCCAAGAGTGCGAAAACTTGAGTtggctatatatatatatatatatatacagatATAAATATATCCTAATCCGCAGCAGGGTAGGGACTGGAATAATGGACTTTAGAATTAATTAGATTCGATTATGCAGCTCTGTGGGTGCTTTTCTACTTGTTGGGAATATATGTGACTGAAAGAAAATGACAATATTGATAAGAGAAAGGAGATACTACCATCATCGATATATAATGAGTGGAAACGAACGTGATCTGAATTTAGGTTTCAAGTTTGATTTTCTGTCGGAAAAACACACATTCCTTGTTCTTAAATGATTAAGACGTTTATGAATTCGAGGAATCCAATATTTGTTCTCCTTATCATTAGAAAAAGGTGTTGTTAGTTACGTCTTTTAGAACTAAATTAACAATTTCAAATCTTATAATCATATAATATGAATAGATGATTAGAGtataagtaaaattaattttatttttaatttattaataaatcaaTACATTAAAATATGTACTTTCAATTGTTTCAAGAGTAAGAATGATTACTGATCCCATTTCTCATTGTCTCATCTAAAACATATTCATTGTAAAATAGGCTTTAACATGAATAAAATTGGTTTTTTAATAGGCTTTAACacgaacaaaattggttttctgAGATGTGAGTAATCACTGTCCGTAAGAACTTATCTGCGGTATATTGCGAGTCCTCCAGGATACAACATGAATTTTTCGGTAATTtccgaggatcagaactagcaaaTTACCCTTAAAAGAGTAATACTCAATAGAACccagaaatataataataattaaaataaagtaaatgaggagagagaaagtgaaaaaagtgaaagaaggtgagaggaagaagaaggagcCGCTGGTgggtgaagaagatgaagaaggtgAAATGTGAGATGCATTTCTGAATGAGGGGAACCCTTGCTTATATAGGGAAAAAGGTAACAGCCCCAAACAGCCACAACCCACGTTCCAGCAGTCATTGGCGGCACTACTCCAGGTTTCAGCTGCACAACTTCCTCAACCTCCGAAAATCCACCAATGTGGAGGTGCACAACTTCCAAGTCGTGCGACACGATCCAAGGCGGGGAGAACAACGTTTGCTTTTCAAACTTGGAGTCGTTCTCCTCTTCACTCTGCTTCCGAGATTTCCTCCAACATAAGCATCGAAAGATTAGGGTTTATGCTCATCTCTGtttttcagttttttatttTGCAAAACTCATTATGTTTACAACAATCCCCCAcattttgcaaaagataaaagatagagataaaaaaagaaaaagaatattttGGGTTCATCTAAGATGAAATGCATCAGTGCTGATATAACAAGCTATATGAATCAGTCTTAGATTGATGAACTTAACACATAGTGTAGttggtatagcaagctatatgaaccaagaCACTTAGTATGTGTTAGAGGTTTATCAATCACAATACACCCCCACATTACTTGTTGTTATCGCTGTGTTGCGCTACTAGTCCATGCGCGTGCCCGATATTCATGAGTGTTATAGAGATCTTGCCAAGATCTCATGCAAGCGGCCCCACTTGACACTCATATAGGTGATTTCATCAAGCGTATGCTGCAAATCATACACCACCCATAAGGGAtatgaaaatcaataaaaacttGTAAATTGTTAAAACTCTTTTACCTCATAATTTTAACCACAAGGTTTTCCTCTCGATAATGCAGTATCTAGCACTTTCACACACACCATAGGAatggacaaaattgattttgaatcaATATTAGTGCTAGCATAACTAACAAGTGGCTTGGTTTTACCcatatgaaccttattcatgggatctccaatcacaaaggttgTGGCTTAAGTCCCATTCCCCTCGAtgtttctaaaatcatttttctccctAGGGGTTTTGTCAGAGGATCTGCCCCATTCCGTTCTGACTTAACATAGTCAATAGAAATCGTTCCACTCTTTAACAGTTGTTTCACCAAATTAtgtctcaattgtatatgtctattATTTTcattgtagcttttattttttgCTATAGCTATTGCCGATTGGCAATCACAATGCATTGATACAGACGGGGTTGGTTTCATTCCTAAAGGAATGTTtgctaagaagtttttcaaccacTCAGCTTCACTACCAGCCCTTTCTAAAGCAACAAACTCAGATTCCATGGTTGATCTTGCAATAATAGTTTGCCTGGCTGACTTCCATGTAACTGAACCACCCCCAAGTGTAAATACCTAACCATTAGTGGATTTTGTCTCATCTGAATCATATATCCAATTAGCATCACTGTACCCTTCTAACACAGCGGGAAATCCACTATATTCAATGACATAATCCATTGAACCTCTCAAATATTTCATGAGTCTCGCAAGTGCATCCCAATGATCCTGACTAGGGCATTGAGTGTATCTACTCAATCTACCTACTGCATAAGCAATATTTGGTCTAGAAAagctcattaaatgcaataagctCCCAATTATCTGGGCATACTGGGTTTGAGAAATAGATTCTCCTatgttcttctttaatttagagTTAGCATCATAAGGGGTACTCATTGACTTAAAGTCATAGTAACcaaacttcttaagaagtttctcagtgtatttttcttgggataGTAATATACTATCTCCCTTCCTTATGATTTTAACTCCTAGAATCACACTTACTTACCCcatgtctttcatctcaaacttagatccaagaaacaattttgttttaaaaaatatatcattgcatgtaccaaaaattagcatgtcatccacaaacaaacatataatgacatattcaccattttcagatctagaatacacacatttatcagcatcattggtagaaaaaccttcacaaagtaaaacattatcaagtttttcatgtcattgttttggtgcttgtttcaaaccatatagagattttaaaagtttgcatactttttccttttgACCTGGAACTACACATCCTTTaggttgagtcatataaatttccttttctaattcaccattcagaaaggttgttttaacatccatttggtgaattactAACTTATGGATAGATGCTAAGGCTAGCAACACACGAATAGAGGAAATCCTAGTAACAGGTGCAAAAATATCAAAGTAATCTATGTGATGTTTTTGAGTAAACCCTTTAGCTACTAATCTTGCCTTATGTTTCTCTATGGATCCATCAGGATGGTACttcttcttaaagatccacttacaaCCAATGGGTTTTGCTCTTTTAGGCAGATCTACTAAGGTCcacatattatttttcttaattgaatcaaGCTTAGTTTTAATGGCCTTATCCCAATGTTTAGCATCGGGAGCACTGTAGCTTCTAAAACACTTATTGGATCATTCTCAATTAGATAAGTATAAAAGTCATCTCCAAAAGATGTTTCCTTTCTTTGTCTTTTACTTTTCCTAACATCCTCACTCAAGGCATCACTAGCACTGTGTATAGGTTGTTCAGATGTACCACTACTCTTTAGAGGAAAGATGTGTTCAAAGAACTCAACGTTTTTCGTCTCTACTGTAGTGTTACGTtcaattatatcactattaagAACTAAAAACC harbors:
- the LOC137820507 gene encoding probable nucleoredoxin 2, which translates into the protein MRAEMKHEAQAVVNNICNTGKFSQLLASQDRDYLLSPTGSQVKVSDLEGKVVGLLFAANWYPPCRGFTQVLVGIYEELKSSFREFEIVYVSSDEDLDAFSSFYGNMPWLAIPFSDLETKKSLTRKYDVEGIPCLIFLQPQDRKDQATVRDGVELIYRYGVQAYPFCNERLEQLRKEDKIKRENQTLLNLLSNRHRDYVLSHTHFGLKQVPLASLVGKTIALYFSAEWCVPCAKFTPKLISVYEKIKQELAEKGEEDFEVVLVSSDRDKASFDSYYSSMPWLALPFGDTETKNLVRHFNVQGIPWLVIIGPDGKTITVHGRSLINLYRENAYPFTNAKVEELEKQLEQEAKDLPALVYHEGHGHDLNLVSDGNGGGPFICCVCDEQGSNWAYQCLQCGYEVHPKCVRSVDRHNSLLIAN